A single Pseudomonas sp. MM223 DNA region contains:
- the oprB_1 gene encoding Porin B (*Name oprB_1) — MSLPLSTVLARSLCCGLSLCLLPLPCALAGTASLMTQPTLTGNWGGQRQKMEEQGIKLTGDYTSETLSNLNGGIKRGTRYAQQIRLGAQFDLSKLLDIPDAGRVQVLVNDRRGHSATEDLIGNRMSAQEIYGGEYTRLTELSYQRNLFSPDLSAKVGYMVMGTEFGGMPILANFVSAGFCAHPLTMSSGSGWGNYPTAHWGGELRYDVNPSLTLQTALFQVNPEYNARVSKAFAMPSNGTTGAIMPLEAIINSRAFLNGQYKVGWYYDTSDYPKIGGTGISSSRTGAYLLVDQAIWRDEQDPASALRLFGQAATSNAATSPMRRWYSMGLVRQKPFDSRPQDSISFGYGRAVINPRTRDVQEAAAVGAEQYAMFSGLDSGEQVLELNYGAQVTPWLLLRPDVQYYIEPGAFFGKQRGNALAVGLQVKMML; from the coding sequence ATGTCATTACCACTCAGCACCGTGCTGGCCCGTAGCCTGTGCTGCGGCTTATCTCTGTGTTTATTGCCCCTGCCTTGCGCACTGGCAGGCACTGCCAGCCTGATGACGCAACCTACGCTCACTGGCAACTGGGGCGGCCAGCGCCAGAAGATGGAAGAGCAAGGCATAAAGCTGACGGGTGACTACACCTCGGAAACGCTTTCCAACCTGAATGGCGGCATCAAACGTGGCACCCGCTATGCACAACAGATACGTCTGGGCGCGCAGTTTGACTTGAGCAAACTGCTCGACATTCCAGATGCAGGTCGCGTGCAGGTGCTGGTCAATGACCGTCGCGGCCACAGTGCCACCGAAGACCTGATTGGCAACCGCATGTCCGCGCAAGAAATCTATGGGGGCGAGTACACCCGGCTGACGGAGTTGAGTTACCAGCGCAATCTGTTCTCCCCGGATCTGTCCGCCAAGGTTGGCTACATGGTCATGGGTACCGAGTTTGGTGGCATGCCGATCCTGGCCAACTTTGTCAGCGCCGGCTTTTGTGCCCACCCGTTGACCATGTCCAGCGGCAGTGGCTGGGGTAACTATCCGACAGCCCATTGGGGGGGCGAGTTGCGTTATGACGTCAACCCGTCGCTGACGCTGCAAACGGCGCTGTTCCAAGTCAACCCGGAGTACAACGCGCGCGTATCCAAAGCCTTCGCCATGCCCAGCAATGGTACGACGGGGGCCATCATGCCGCTGGAGGCGATCATCAATAGCCGCGCTTTCCTGAACGGGCAGTACAAGGTGGGCTGGTACTACGACACCTCCGATTACCCCAAGATTGGCGGTACCGGTATAAGCAGCAGTCGTACCGGCGCTTACTTGCTGGTAGACCAGGCGATCTGGCGCGATGAGCAAGACCCTGCCAGTGCCCTAAGGTTGTTCGGGCAAGCTGCCACCAGTAACGCTGCGACCTCACCAATGCGTCGCTGGTACTCAATGGGCCTAGTTAGGCAAAAGCCGTTTGATAGCCGCCCTCAAGACTCCATTTCCTTTGGCTATGGCCGCGCCGTGATCAACCCGCGTACCCGCGATGTGCAGGAAGCCGCTGCAGTCGGTGCAGAGCAATATGCCATGTTCAGTGGCCTGGATAGCGGCGAGCAAGTGCTGGAGCTGAACTACGGTGCGCAAGTGACCCCCTGGTTACTGCTGCGCCCTGACGTGCAGTACTACATCGAGCCTGGTGCATTCTTTGGAAAGCAAAGAGGAAACGCGCTGGCGGTTGGGTTGCAAGTAAAAATGATGCTTTAA
- a CDS encoding IS3 family transposase ISPen2 → MQLKYAFIKKHSTHYPVRRLCQTLKVHPSGYYAWLAEPQSARAKEDQRLLGLIKQAWLESGGVYGYRKIHDDLRELGEICGQNRVGRLMQAEGLRSQTGYRRRTGFYGGQPTVASPNHLARQFKVSETNKVWVTDITYIRTYEGWLYLAVVLDLFSRQVIGWSMKPRMSSDLAIDAMLMAVWRRKPQQQVMIHSDQGSQFSSSDWQSFLKANNVISSMSRRGNCHDNAVAESFFQLLKRERIRRKIYATRDEARSDIFDYIEMFYNPKRRHSSAMQLSPVEYEKRYFLSLESV, encoded by the coding sequence GTGCAACTGAAGTACGCCTTCATCAAAAAGCACTCGACGCATTACCCGGTGCGGCGCCTTTGCCAAACCCTCAAGGTGCATCCCAGCGGCTACTACGCTTGGTTGGCCGAACCTCAATCTGCCCGAGCCAAAGAAGATCAGCGCCTGCTTGGCTTGATCAAGCAGGCCTGGTTAGAAAGCGGCGGCGTGTATGGCTATCGCAAGATTCACGATGACCTGCGAGAGCTAGGAGAGATCTGTGGGCAAAATCGAGTCGGTCGCTTGATGCAGGCAGAGGGGCTGCGTTCGCAAACGGGCTATCGCCGTCGTACTGGGTTTTATGGCGGACAACCAACAGTGGCATCCCCCAACCATCTGGCCCGGCAGTTCAAGGTCAGTGAGACGAATAAAGTCTGGGTGACCGATATCACCTACATCCGCACCTATGAAGGGTGGCTGTACCTGGCGGTAGTGCTGGATCTGTTCTCCCGCCAAGTCATTGGTTGGTCAATGAAGCCCAGAATGAGCAGCGACCTGGCCATCGACGCCATGCTGATGGCCGTGTGGCGACGCAAGCCACAGCAGCAAGTGATGATTCACTCAGACCAAGGCAGTCAGTTCAGTAGCTCAGATTGGCAAAGCTTCCTGAAGGCCAATAATGTGATCAGCAGCATGAGCCGACGGGGAAACTGCCACGACAATGCCGTAGCGGAGAGCTTTTTCCAGCTTTTGAAGCGGGAGCGAATCCGACGAAAGATCTACGCAACGCGTGACGAAGCCCGAAGTGATATTTTCGATTACATCGAAATGTTCTATAACCCTAAGCGTCGACACAGCAGTGCTATGCAGCTGTCTCCAGTAGAGTATGAGAAACGCTATTTCCTGAGCTTGGAGAGTGTCTAG
- a CDS encoding IS3 family transposase ISPpu22, whose protein sequence is MSRQRYPEEFKIEAVKQVTEKGNPVADVAQRLGMSVHSLYAWIKLYSKPQEQRQQDDEQQAELRKLRAELKRVTEERDILKKAAAYFAKECN, encoded by the coding sequence ATGAGTCGTCAGCGTTACCCCGAAGAATTCAAGATCGAAGCGGTCAAGCAAGTGACCGAGAAAGGCAATCCTGTCGCCGATGTTGCCCAGCGCCTGGGCATGTCTGTTCACAGCCTCTACGCCTGGATCAAGCTCTACAGCAAACCCCAAGAGCAGCGTCAGCAAGACGATGAGCAGCAAGCCGAACTGCGCAAGCTTCGCGCAGAACTCAAGCGCGTGACTGAAGAGCGAGACATCTTAAAAAAGGCCGCCGCGTACTTTGCCAAGGAGTGCAACTGA
- the aer_1 gene encoding Aerotaxis receptor (*Name aer_1) produces the protein MRSNLPVTTVEQIFPVQQRLISATDTNGNISYVNDEFMRISGYSREELLGSPHNLVRHPDMPPAVFGLMWGYLKAGKSWMGIIKNRCKNGDFYWVSAYVTPILEDGRLTGYESVRVKPTREQIDRAQKLYDRLRAGKNSIPQNRHYAAFMRRMVLPATAAALAIGAASVLPSLAAQAVTAVLFLVTGWWSYTRLEHQLSHIMKCAPDAFSDPISAITYSDTYGPSAQLEMILISEDARLKTALTRLSDLASQVAEAAAHSSLISNQTENALLEQRAETDMTAAAMTEMAASINEVAGHVQKTAMEAQAANELAEQGDKVAGTSREAIQLLASTVTNISTAVDYLANETQQIMAAAGVIQAIADQTNLLALNAAIEAARAGEQGRGFAVVADEVRALAAKTRVSTQQIQNVIETLKKGADEAVSIAKLGIREADHGVQQVIEAQCALQGIRDAVERISGMSQQMAAASEEQASVAEDIARQINNVAGTVERTAKNANSAVIRGRELESTSRGLNSLVERFNR, from the coding sequence TTGCGCTCGAACCTGCCTGTCACAACCGTTGAACAAATATTTCCAGTCCAGCAGCGATTGATCTCTGCTACGGATACGAATGGGAATATTTCCTATGTGAATGACGAGTTTATGAGAATAAGTGGCTATTCTCGTGAAGAGTTGTTGGGCAGTCCGCACAATTTGGTTCGTCATCCCGACATGCCTCCAGCTGTTTTCGGGCTGATGTGGGGCTATCTGAAGGCTGGCAAAAGCTGGATGGGTATCATCAAGAATCGCTGCAAGAATGGTGACTTCTATTGGGTCAGTGCGTATGTGACACCTATTCTCGAAGATGGCCGCTTAACAGGCTACGAGTCCGTTAGAGTCAAGCCGACTCGGGAGCAAATTGATCGCGCACAAAAGCTGTATGACCGGTTGCGTGCAGGTAAAAATTCCATTCCCCAAAATCGTCATTATGCGGCATTCATGAGGAGGATGGTCTTACCTGCAACTGCGGCTGCGTTGGCAATAGGTGCGGCTAGCGTGCTGCCAAGCCTGGCAGCACAAGCGGTAACTGCCGTGCTCTTTCTCGTTACAGGATGGTGGTCCTATACGCGGCTGGAACATCAGTTGAGTCATATCATGAAATGCGCCCCTGACGCTTTTTCAGATCCGATTAGCGCCATCACTTACAGCGATACGTATGGCCCTTCAGCGCAGTTGGAAATGATATTGATTAGTGAGGATGCACGCCTTAAAACCGCACTGACTCGGCTAAGCGATCTGGCCAGCCAAGTGGCTGAAGCCGCTGCGCATTCCTCCTTAATCTCGAACCAAACTGAAAATGCCTTGCTGGAGCAGCGAGCGGAAACGGACATGACGGCAGCCGCCATGACGGAGATGGCGGCCTCAATCAACGAAGTGGCAGGGCATGTTCAAAAAACCGCCATGGAAGCGCAAGCAGCAAATGAACTGGCTGAACAAGGTGATAAAGTCGCCGGTACTTCCCGTGAGGCCATTCAGTTGCTGGCCAGTACCGTCACGAATATCAGCACTGCTGTGGATTACCTTGCCAATGAAACCCAGCAAATTATGGCTGCTGCGGGGGTGATTCAAGCCATTGCTGATCAAACCAACCTACTCGCTCTCAACGCTGCAATTGAAGCGGCTAGGGCTGGTGAGCAGGGTCGTGGTTTTGCGGTAGTAGCTGATGAAGTCCGGGCCTTGGCCGCTAAAACCCGCGTATCGACTCAACAAATTCAAAACGTCATTGAAACCCTTAAAAAAGGCGCAGATGAGGCTGTGAGCATTGCCAAACTCGGTATTCGCGAGGCCGACCACGGTGTACAGCAAGTTATAGAGGCGCAGTGTGCTCTCCAAGGCATTCGCGATGCTGTTGAACGGATCAGTGGTATGAGCCAGCAAATGGCAGCCGCTTCAGAAGAGCAGGCTAGTGTCGCTGAAGATATTGCTCGGCAGATTAATAACGTAGCGGGAACGGTTGAGAGAACAGCGAAGAATGCTAACTCCGCCGTGATTCGTGGCCGCGAACTTGAAAGTACATCCCGTGGTTTAAACTCGTTGGTTGAACGGTTCAACAGGTAG
- a CDS encoding IS5 family transposase ISPa41 codes for MSQMSFSDFEYAGKRKQTRRERFLAEMDQVVPWAGLLELIEPFYPKAGGGRKPYPLETMLRIHLLQNWFSLSDPAMEVALYEITPMRQFARLTLSAPIPEDTTIMNFRHLLEKHQLAPAILAVINGYLQEKGLPLRQGTIVDATIIHAPSSTKNKEGKRDPEMHQTKKGGQYFFGMKAHIGADVESGLVHHVHGTAANVADVTQVAELLHGEENAVYADAGYTGVERREEHENRGVIWQIAARRSTYSKLNQRSVLYKAKRKIEFCKAQTRAKVEHPFRVIKRQFGYVKVRFRGLMKNTAQLTTLFALANLWRVRKRLMGMGEVRV; via the coding sequence ATGAGCCAGATGAGCTTTTCCGACTTTGAGTACGCCGGCAAGCGCAAGCAAACCCGCCGAGAGCGCTTCCTCGCCGAAATGGATCAGGTGGTGCCCTGGGCAGGCCTGCTGGAGCTGATCGAACCGTTCTACCCCAAGGCCGGCGGCGGTAGAAAACCCTATCCTCTGGAAACCATGCTGCGCATCCATCTGTTGCAGAACTGGTTCTCCCTGAGCGACCCGGCCATGGAAGTAGCGCTCTACGAAATCACGCCCATGCGCCAGTTCGCACGCCTGACGCTGAGCGCGCCAATCCCCGAAGACACCACGATCATGAACTTCCGGCACTTGCTGGAGAAGCATCAGCTCGCACCGGCAATCCTTGCGGTCATCAATGGTTATCTGCAGGAAAAAGGCCTGCCGCTGCGCCAAGGCACCATCGTCGATGCCACCATTATTCATGCCCCCAGCTCGACCAAAAATAAAGAAGGCAAGCGTGATCCCGAGATGCACCAGACCAAGAAAGGCGGTCAGTATTTCTTCGGGATGAAGGCGCACATCGGTGCCGATGTCGAGTCCGGCCTGGTGCATCACGTCCATGGCACCGCTGCCAATGTGGCCGATGTCACGCAGGTGGCTGAACTGCTGCATGGCGAAGAAAACGCCGTGTATGCAGATGCCGGTTACACCGGTGTCGAAAGGCGCGAAGAGCATGAAAATCGGGGGGTGATCTGGCAGATTGCAGCGCGTCGCAGCACCTATTCCAAGCTGAACCAGCGCAGCGTACTGTACAAAGCCAAGCGCAAGATCGAGTTCTGCAAGGCTCAGACACGGGCCAAGGTCGAGCATCCGTTTCGCGTGATCAAGCGGCAGTTTGGTTACGTGAAAGTACGTTTTCGTGGGCTGATGAAAAACACGGCTCAGTTGACCACGCTGTTCGCCCTGGCAAACCTGTGGAGGGTTCGAAAACGGCTCATGGGTATGGGTGAGGTTCGCGTTTAA
- the traJ gene encoding Protein TraJ (*Name traJ), which yields MNRNEAERDTRKHGKHLRVPVLPCEELTIKENASKASLTVAEYLRRLSLGYEITSTLDSQYVAQIVKINADQGRLGGLLKLWLTDDAKLTACGTPLTPGMVRALLKRIEANQDEMLRLVQALKF from the coding sequence ATGAACCGCAATGAAGCTGAGAGAGATACCCGTAAACACGGAAAGCATTTACGTGTGCCGGTATTACCGTGTGAGGAGCTAACCATTAAAGAAAACGCATCCAAGGCGAGCCTGACGGTCGCTGAGTACCTGCGGCGCCTGAGCCTCGGCTATGAGATTACAAGCACGCTCGACTCCCAGTACGTAGCGCAGATCGTAAAGATCAACGCTGACCAAGGCCGCCTTGGTGGACTTCTGAAGCTATGGCTAACCGATGACGCCAAATTGACGGCCTGCGGTACTCCCCTAACACCAGGCATGGTACGAGCGCTGCTGAAACGCATTGAGGCCAATCAAGACGAGATGCTTCGGCTGGTCCAGGCACTGAAATTTTAG
- the xerC_1 gene encoding Tyrosine recombinase XerC (*Name xerC_1) yields the protein MATIVKTPAGTWKAVIRKTGWPTNAKTFRTKRDAEDWSRRTEDEMVRGVYIQRSGSERMTLEAALKRYLKDITPTKKPTTQRGETSKAKKLTEHLGKYSLAALSAEIIANYRDKRLNEKGRSGTTSNNTVRLELALLSHLFTVAIQEWGLGLTFNPVLNIRKPSPGEGRNRRLSVDEERRLMAAVNKHSNPMLGWIVGIALETGMRSAEISTLRRPMVDLERRIVKLVDTKNDSQRTVPLSKHATELFKAAMTNPARPNDCHLVFFGEPGKDGKRRPYAFTKIWGLLVKELGLSDFRFHDLRHEAVSRLVEGGLSDQEVSAISGHRSMQMLKRYTHLRSEDLVKKIDKIKKRNVKEFS from the coding sequence ATGGCTACAATCGTCAAAACCCCTGCCGGCACCTGGAAGGCCGTTATCCGTAAGACCGGATGGCCGACCAACGCCAAAACCTTCCGCACCAAACGCGACGCCGAGGATTGGTCACGACGCACCGAAGACGAGATGGTGCGCGGTGTGTATATACAGCGCAGCGGCTCTGAGCGCATGACGCTCGAAGCAGCGCTTAAGCGCTACCTCAAAGACATCACCCCCACCAAGAAGCCTACCACCCAACGCGGCGAGACCTCGAAAGCCAAGAAGCTCACCGAGCACTTAGGTAAGTATTCACTTGCGGCTCTCTCTGCTGAAATTATCGCCAATTACCGGGACAAGCGCCTAAACGAGAAAGGGCGCTCTGGTACCACTAGCAATAATACCGTGCGCTTAGAGCTGGCCCTCCTGAGCCACCTGTTCACTGTAGCCATTCAGGAATGGGGCTTGGGCCTGACGTTCAACCCAGTGCTGAACATCCGCAAGCCGAGTCCTGGTGAAGGCCGAAATCGTCGGCTATCTGTCGACGAGGAAAGACGGCTGATGGCCGCAGTGAACAAACACAGTAACCCAATGCTTGGCTGGATCGTCGGCATTGCCCTAGAGACGGGAATGCGCTCTGCCGAAATCAGTACCCTTCGTAGGCCTATGGTCGACCTAGAACGGCGCATAGTGAAGCTCGTGGATACAAAAAACGATAGTCAGCGAACGGTACCTCTGAGCAAACATGCGACAGAGCTTTTCAAGGCGGCCATGACGAACCCCGCACGACCAAACGATTGCCACCTGGTTTTCTTTGGCGAGCCGGGCAAAGACGGGAAACGCCGGCCCTATGCTTTCACCAAGATATGGGGGCTGCTGGTTAAAGAGCTTGGCTTGTCAGATTTTAGATTTCACGACTTAAGACATGAAGCAGTGAGTCGGCTAGTCGAAGGCGGCTTGTCTGACCAAGAAGTTTCAGCGATAAGCGGGCACAGATCCATGCAGATGCTGAAACGATATACACATCTCCGATCAGAAGATTTAGTTAAAAAGATTGATAAAATCAAGAAGCGCAACGTTAAGGAGTTTAGCTAA
- the mltF_1 gene encoding Membrane-bound lytic murein transglycosylase F (*Name mltF_1), with amino-acid sequence MPLMPAILLLLLILWNTTAGALTLTDEEKAWLAAHPQLSLGVDASWPPFEFRDQEGRYQGLAADYIAAIQQRLGVTLKPVEPSSWTEVLAQARENRIDLLPGIMSTPERQGYLAFTRPYLDFPIVILAHKGGAQPRKLEDLYGLKIAVVENYAPHELLRTHHPDLNLVAMPNVSSTLQALATDQVDAVVGDLASSIWSLRQLKLDGLYVSGETPYRYQLAMAAPRDNKVLVGILDKVMADMSSGEVSQIQQRWVGNVVDQRMFWSDLLVYGLPTVLLLMAILAVVIRINRRLSSEISRRIALEQELRSSEYHYRGLVESLSAIAWEADANDFTYSYVSPHAEDLLGYPLSNWLKPGFWRSILHPDDALWAQAYCDSETAAGRDHSLDYRVIRADGQPLWVRNIVSMIEHGHQPVMRGLMIDISETKRTEDALRLSEQKFASVFQQCPDILLIARHSDGCLLEVNEAFEEQIGLTAGQVLGRSATDLHLWGVEGSGPPLLERLHQGGIRNLEMSFRRSNGQLFTGLTSAETFELDGIPALVVAVRDISQLKETQGQLQTSEEKFAKAFHASPDGLLLSRQSDGLLLEVNEGFCRLTGYDLNPTIDQTSLDLGIWVDLNERKRMVDQLNRDGFVRDFTCHIRRSDGQIRLCELSARPLPIAGVDCMLTIARDITERHLMQEKLQLAATVFENTAEGVLITDIDQRISAVNRAFSEITGYSEIEALGQTPRLLASGQHDSAFYAAMWHQLTAEGHWQGEIYNKRKNGELYPGWLTISAVRNNEREITHFVAVFADISSLKHAQAKLDYQAHHDPLTGLPNRALFENRLQAVLTCAQVSNRQGAVLFLDLDRFKHINDSLGHPVGDLLLKGIAQRLKEQVRDVDTVARLGGDEFIILLPGLHKPSDASTIANKLLACFVAPFQAGEHEFFTSASIGISLYPQDGTDVATLIRNADAAMYRSKAKGRNRVEAYTRDLTAQASERIALEHELRRAVERNEMSLCFQPKLSLKTQNLVGAEALIRWSHPTFGEVPPEHFIHLAEENGTILQLGDWVLEQACRQMQVWKQHYEPFGPLSINLAGAQLRQPHLARRIEQLLKHYQLKAGDLQLEITENFIMSQAEEALAVLYQLKKLGVQLAIDDFGTGYSSLSYLKRLPLDILKIDKSFIRGLPDDPHDAAIARAIIALGRSMQLSIIAEGVENQAQQRFLAAEGCEQIQGYIVSLPLPPEEFAAAFLRIALSDLSDGTGAKPSL; translated from the coding sequence ATGCCGCTCATGCCGGCCATTCTGCTGCTGCTCCTGATTTTGTGGAACACGACGGCCGGCGCCCTGACCCTGACAGACGAGGAGAAAGCCTGGTTGGCTGCCCACCCGCAGCTGAGCCTGGGCGTAGACGCCTCTTGGCCACCGTTCGAGTTTCGCGACCAGGAGGGCCGGTACCAGGGATTGGCCGCCGATTACATCGCCGCGATCCAGCAACGCTTGGGCGTGACGCTCAAACCGGTCGAGCCCAGCAGCTGGACCGAGGTATTGGCGCAGGCGCGGGAAAACCGCATCGACCTGCTGCCCGGCATCATGTCCACCCCCGAACGCCAGGGCTACCTGGCCTTCACCCGCCCGTACCTCGACTTCCCGATTGTCATACTCGCCCACAAAGGCGGCGCACAACCACGCAAACTGGAGGACCTGTACGGCCTGAAGATTGCCGTGGTCGAAAACTACGCCCCGCACGAACTGCTGCGTACCCATCATCCCGACCTCAACCTGGTGGCGATGCCCAACGTAAGCTCCACACTGCAGGCCTTGGCCACCGATCAAGTGGACGCGGTGGTCGGCGACCTGGCCTCAAGCATCTGGAGCCTGCGCCAGCTCAAGCTCGACGGCCTCTACGTCAGTGGTGAAACCCCCTACCGCTACCAGCTGGCCATGGCTGCTCCACGCGACAACAAAGTGCTGGTGGGCATTTTGGACAAAGTCATGGCCGACATGAGCAGCGGCGAAGTCAGCCAGATCCAGCAGCGCTGGGTGGGCAATGTGGTCGACCAACGGATGTTCTGGTCCGACCTGCTGGTGTATGGCCTGCCAACGGTGCTGTTGCTGATGGCCATTCTGGCCGTGGTCATCCGTATCAACCGCCGGCTCAGTTCGGAGATTTCCCGGCGCATCGCCCTGGAGCAGGAACTGCGCAGCAGCGAGTACCACTACCGCGGCCTGGTCGAGAGCCTGTCAGCCATCGCCTGGGAAGCCGATGCCAACGATTTCACCTACAGCTATGTCTCACCGCATGCCGAAGACTTGCTTGGCTACCCGCTGAGCAACTGGCTCAAGCCGGGCTTCTGGCGCAGCATCCTGCACCCGGATGACGCCCTCTGGGCCCAAGCCTACTGCGACAGCGAAACCGCAGCCGGGCGCGACCACAGCCTGGACTACCGGGTGATCCGGGCCGATGGCCAGCCACTGTGGGTACGCAATATCGTCAGCATGATCGAGCACGGGCACCAGCCGGTGATGCGCGGGCTGATGATCGACATCAGCGAAACCAAACGCACCGAGGACGCCCTGCGCCTCTCCGAGCAAAAGTTTGCCTCGGTGTTCCAGCAGTGCCCCGACATTCTGCTGATTGCCCGCCACAGCGACGGCTGCCTGCTGGAGGTGAACGAAGCGTTCGAAGAACAGATCGGCCTGACCGCGGGACAGGTACTCGGCCGCAGCGCCACCGATCTGCACCTCTGGGGTGTCGAGGGCTCCGGTCCCCCGCTACTTGAGCGCCTGCACCAGGGCGGCATCCGCAACCTGGAAATGAGCTTCCGCCGCAGCAACGGCCAACTGTTCACCGGCCTGACCTCGGCCGAAACCTTTGAGCTCGACGGCATCCCGGCGCTGGTGGTGGCAGTGCGCGACATCAGCCAACTCAAAGAAACCCAAGGGCAACTGCAAACTTCGGAAGAGAAATTCGCCAAGGCCTTCCACGCATCGCCCGACGGCCTGCTGTTGTCGCGCCAGAGCGACGGTTTGCTACTTGAGGTTAACGAAGGCTTCTGCCGCCTGACCGGCTATGACCTTAACCCGACCATCGACCAGACCTCGCTTGACCTGGGTATCTGGGTCGACCTCAACGAACGTAAACGCATGGTCGACCAGCTCAACCGCGACGGCTTCGTGCGAGACTTCACCTGCCACATCCGCCGCAGCGACGGGCAGATCCGCCTGTGCGAGCTGTCTGCCAGGCCCCTGCCGATTGCCGGCGTCGACTGTATGCTGACCATCGCCCGCGACATCACCGAACGCCACCTGATGCAAGAAAAACTGCAACTGGCAGCCACCGTGTTCGAGAACACCGCCGAAGGCGTGTTGATCACCGACATCGACCAGCGCATCAGTGCCGTCAACCGCGCCTTCAGCGAAATCACCGGCTACAGCGAGATTGAAGCCCTCGGCCAAACCCCGCGCCTGCTTGCCTCAGGCCAGCACGACAGCGCTTTCTATGCCGCCATGTGGCACCAGCTTACTGCCGAGGGCCACTGGCAAGGCGAGATCTACAACAAGCGCAAGAACGGCGAACTGTACCCCGGCTGGCTGACCATCAGCGCCGTGCGCAACAACGAACGCGAGATCACCCACTTCGTTGCCGTGTTCGCCGACATTTCCAGCCTCAAGCACGCCCAGGCCAAGCTCGACTACCAGGCCCACCACGACCCGCTGACCGGCCTGCCCAACCGCGCCTTGTTCGAAAACCGCCTGCAAGCCGTACTCACCTGCGCGCAGGTGTCCAACCGCCAGGGCGCGGTGCTGTTCCTCGACCTCGACCGCTTCAAGCACATCAACGACAGCCTCGGCCACCCTGTCGGCGACCTGCTGCTCAAGGGCATCGCCCAGCGCCTGAAGGAGCAAGTGCGCGACGTCGACACCGTGGCCCGCCTGGGCGGCGACGAGTTCATCATCCTGCTGCCCGGCCTGCACAAGCCCAGTGACGCCAGTACCATCGCCAACAAGCTGCTGGCCTGCTTCGTCGCACCGTTCCAGGCCGGCGAGCACGAGTTCTTCACCAGTGCAAGCATCGGCATCAGCCTGTATCCACAGGACGGCACCGACGTGGCCACGCTGATCCGCAACGCCGACGCAGCCATGTACCGCTCCAAGGCCAAAGGCCGCAACCGCGTCGAAGCCTACACCCGCGACCTCACCGCCCAGGCCAGCGAGCGCATCGCCCTGGAGCACGAGCTGCGCCGTGCCGTCGAACGCAACGAAATGAGCCTGTGCTTCCAGCCCAAGCTCAGCCTCAAGACCCAGAACCTGGTCGGCGCCGAGGCGCTGATCCGCTGGAGCCACCCGACCTTTGGTGAAGTACCGCCGGAGCACTTTATCCACCTGGCTGAAGAGAACGGCACCATCCTCCAGCTTGGCGACTGGGTACTGGAGCAGGCCTGCCGGCAGATGCAGGTCTGGAAGCAGCACTACGAACCCTTCGGCCCACTGTCGATCAACCTCGCCGGCGCCCAGCTACGCCAGCCGCACCTGGCCCGGCGCATCGAACAACTGCTCAAGCACTACCAGCTCAAGGCGGGTGACCTGCAGTTGGAGATCACCGAAAACTTCATCATGAGCCAGGCTGAAGAAGCCTTGGCCGTGTTGTACCAGTTGAAAAAACTGGGCGTGCAACTGGCCATCGACGACTTTGGTACCGGCTATTCATCGCTGAGCTATCTCAAGCGCCTGCCGCTGGACATTCTGAAGATCGACAAATCGTTCATCCGCGGCCTGCCCGACGACCCGCACGACGCCGCCATCGCTCGCGCGATCATTGCCCTGGGCCGCAGCATGCAACTGAGCATCATTGCCGAAGGCGTGGAGAACCAGGCCCAGCAGCGCTTCCTGGCGGCCGAGGGCTGCGAACAGATCCAGGGCTACATCGTTAGCCTGCCGCTGCCGCCAGAGGAGTTCGCGGCTGCGTTTCTTCGCATAGCACTATCGGATCTTTCAGATGGCACAGGTGCGAAACCCTCGTTATAA